The following DNA comes from Brachyhypopomus gauderio isolate BG-103 unplaced genomic scaffold, BGAUD_0.2 sc57, whole genome shotgun sequence.
TAAGAACTCCTGAAATGTCTAGGCTCTTTCAAATTGCAGAGCAAGCAGCACCATCGATGATAAATAACCAAACCATCAAGGATGAAAAACAAATTGTGAAATGCTAAGTAAATCGCTGCTTTTCACCTGTGCCAATGCTGAATAAAACCATATGCAATATCACGGAGAAGCAGGTGGTAGAGAAACAGCACCAAAGCAATTTAAGGCGAGTTCAGTTTCAAGTCTTCACTCCATTATTTGAACACACTAAAATTACTTTCGATGTGTAAGAGGGGGGGAAACTTCCGGGTAACGGTAACTTGTTTCCACCTCTGTGCTATGCCTGCCCTCCAGTGGTCATATTCAGCACTGCGGCCAAATCAttgttaaaaataataatttttaaaagtaTGGGCATCATAGGCTCATTGTGTCTTCCCTGAGgcacaaataatgtgacaaaTGTACACAATGTTTAACAAACTGTGAAAAAATGAACAGCTACAATATTATGAACCTTACTGGCATCTTATATACATTGCATGGGACAGTCCATAACAGCATATAACCTTTggcaaaataaacattttcctACTGAGAGTGAACACAGTATTTTTATATTTGTGCGTTACCAGGTACAGAGTGAAACTTCTGTGTagttgtttctttctttccctgtgacattaaaatgtaatttctaAAATCAGGCAGGTTTGAGGCAGCTCTAGCCTTCTATAAACTGAATCCTAAACATATacaaataataattaattattaactGACTAATAAAAACcttaaagattttttttgtacCGTGTACAATTGTGAGGCAGTATTAACTCTTATAACCATGAAGTCTATTCTACTTCAAGATATTTCATCATGAACATGCATGTCTCACCATCACATTCCCCATTTACCCATGAAACATCTAGCAGGGTAACTGTCATGCTTTAAACTTAGACCCATGGCAGAACAGCAGAGACTCTGCACATGCCTAAGGCCATCACTGGTGTCCTGGTGTCATCGCACTGGTCCACACGCAGCTGAGCTGTGGTGAGGAGGCAGGACGCCTGATCTCCAAGACAGCCCTCCAGTCATCGGCCCAAGACAGCAGCCGTCTCTGGGCGGGGACGGGGGTCAGGTGTTTGTTGTGGCAGGCAGTAAAGAGGACGTGTTCCCAGGCCGGGTTAGGCTCTACACCTGGGCCGTGGGTGGTGGTTCCGAGACGGAGGAAAAGTATTATGACGGCTACTTGTCTGAGCACAACGTGACTAATTTTCTGGGCAGTGGAGGTGAAGATGGGATCTTACCAAGGATGTCTGGCTTGTCGTCAATGAGGATGTCTCCAGTCACTACGGTCTTGTCTCTCGTGAGAATAATCTGATCTAGGAAATCAGGGCCCAGGTGCTTCTCTACCCAtgcatactacacacacacacacacacacacacacacacacacacacacacacacacacacacacacagtatactgTGCAAATCAGAACCTCTAATACAGTGTAGCTTTTTGTTTTTGAGAAACTCAATAGAAAGTGTAACCTACCTTTTCAGATGGACAGTGCTTGTAATGTTTTATTGGACTGGTGCAAATGAAGACATCTGTACTGGTTTGAAAATATACTCCGTTAGAAAATTCGTCTAAATTATGCAATCTTTACAGTAATGTTACTGCTGAATTGCATATCATGTATTTTGAAGGGATTAACCAAGCCAAACATGATGCCTTTTGGCTAATTGTTAGCAATACGGTTCCTTAAATGATAACATCGACCTATTTTGTGCTTACTTTTCCATTTTGGACATCTCCTTCACAGCTTCCAGGGCTCCTGGTACCGGTTTTAGATCGAGAAAGAAGTTCTTTGACTCCCAAATACTTATGGCTTTCTCCTGAGGACACCCACACACGTTGTATGTTTATTTGCCATAATGGCTGCAATTCTTGTTAGTCTTTGCATATAAAGGCTCTACATTTGAACAAATACAACGGTTGGGTGGCTAATGAATGTAAAACGGCAGAAGCACTTACACAAAGGTCCCTCCTCAGCTCCCCGTACTGTGTCGACACCCAAAACCCTCTCCGCTCCTCCAAGGTAACGTACGGCTCGTTTGGATACCTTTCCCTGTATTTCCTTAAAAATCCCTCCTCGAAATCTGCAATGACACCGTCCATGTCAACAAGAACGCGAAGTCTCCGGCTGGCGGACATGTTGCCACAGGACCTGTGCTGAAGGTGCACGGTCTCTCTCCCGAACAGACGGAAGATCCTCCATAGCGGCAGAGTCATCTTGCCGAGCCGTACCGGTGTTGCTGGACGGAGGTCCCGGGTTCATTCAGCGTTTCCTTCAAAATGCTTTTAAGACCGGTAGTAGATATTCTA
Coding sequences within:
- the nt5m gene encoding 5'(3')-deoxyribonucleotidase, mitochondrial isoform X2, producing MHLCSNLQVCLIDFEEGFLRKYRERYPNEPYVTLEERRGFWVSTQYGELRRDLCEKAISIWESKNFFLDLKPVPGALEAVKEMSKMENTDVFICTSPIKHYKHCPSEKYAWVEKHLGPDFLDQIILTRDKTVVTGDILIDDKPDILGVEPNPAWEHVLFTACHNKHLTPVPAQRRLLSWADDWRAVLEIRRPASSPQLSCVWTSAMTPGHQ
- the nt5m gene encoding 5'(3')-deoxyribonucleotidase, mitochondrial isoform X3, encoding MNPGPPSSNTDFEEGFLRKYRERYPNEPYVTLEERRGFWVSTQYGELRRDLCEKAISIWESKNFFLDLKPVPGALEAVKEMSKMENTDVFICTSPIKHYKHCPSEKYAWVEKHLGPDFLDQIILTRDKTVVTGDILIDDKPDILGVEPNPAWEHVLFTACHNKHLTPVPAQRRLLSWADDWRAVLEIRRPASSPQLSCVWTSAMTPGHQ
- the nt5m gene encoding 5'(3')-deoxyribonucleotidase, mitochondrial isoform X1, which produces MTLPLWRIFRLFGRETVHLQHRSCGNMSASRRLRVLVDMDGVIADFEEGFLRKYRERYPNEPYVTLEERRGFWVSTQYGELRRDLCEKAISIWESKNFFLDLKPVPGALEAVKEMSKMENTDVFICTSPIKHYKHCPSEKYAWVEKHLGPDFLDQIILTRDKTVVTGDILIDDKPDILGVEPNPAWEHVLFTACHNKHLTPVPAQRRLLSWADDWRAVLEIRRPASSPQLSCVWTSAMTPGHQ